CAatagtgagtttttttttgtgtgtgtacagCTGCTACAGGAAAGCAAATTAATTCGCCCAAACCTACACGGAAGAGCTTTTAATTCAGATAATTGACCAACAATTAAAATCTAACCCACCATTCGGGGCCAATTATGCTTAGGACACGAGTGTGTATTTATATTGTGGGATTTAAAACTTTCAACGTGGCCGCTCGGTGTTCAAGTGTGCGTGTGCCATTGGTGCTGTCAGTTGGATTTACACAGGCGCAGGAATGTCAAAGTTTATGTCTCTTTCTTTTCGGGCTTCACGTGGAGTCGGAAGTGTCTTCTCTTCTCCACGAGGCGTCTTCTCTTTAAATATCTTAACGTGTGCATTTTTCTTGGCTTGCTTCTGCTTAGATTCTCTCCGGCGACTCGTTGATCCTCCGCGATAAACCCGTTAATGGACCGCCACGAGAGAAGCAGCTCAATTTTGGTGGCGTTGTCGCACCCAAGCTTGCCCGCCGACCAACCAACGGATCGAGGTAAGTACCGCCATTTCGCTGCACATCCGTCTGTGCACAGAGTGAGGTTATGATAATGTGCGCGTGTTTGCTTGTCCTCTTTCCAGTGACGGTGCGAAGGATCAACCCTACGCGTGGGAAGCCCGCGAGTACCTGCGCCAGCGGTTGATCGGACAAGAGGTATGGTTCTACTCGGAAAGGCCACCGAACGCGACCCGCGAGTATGGCTACGTCAAGCTAGGCAAAGACCTCAATTCGGAGAACATCGTTGAGTCGATCGTTTCCGAAGGTCTGGTGACGGTGCGACGTGACAGCGTACGTCAAACGCCCGAACACGCCCGCCTAATCGAGCTGGAGGATGCTGCGCGCCGGGCACGCAAGGGCCTCTGGAGCGATGCGCCCGAAGGCGAACACGTGCGCAACATTGTGTGGAACATCGACAACCCGAAGCAATTCGTCGACCAGCACGGTGGCCAACTGATCAAGGCGATCATTGAGCATGTGCGCGACGGTTCGACGGTGCGTGCCTTCCTCATGCCGAACCCGCGCGTCTTCCAGCACGTCACGCTCATGATGTCCGGCATCCGCTGTCCCGGGTTCAAGCTGGACGCCGAAGGCAAGCCGGACAACACGACTGAGGTACCGTTCGCGGAGGAAGCCCGCTTCCACGTGGAAAGTCGGCTGCTGCAACGCGACGTCAAGATTCGGCTCGAGTCGAACAGCAATACGAACTTCCTCGGTACGATCCTCTGCCCGGAAGGTAACATCGCCGAATCGCTGCTGCGCAACGGGTTTGCCAAGTGTGTCGAGTGGAGCATACCTTACGTGAAGGAGGGTATCGACCGATTGCGTGCCTCCGAGCGGGAGGCCAAGATGGGCCGTCTACGCCTGTGGAAGGACTATAAACCTCCGGCAGCTTTGGCCAACACCAAGGACAAGGAGCTGGTGGGTACGGTGATGGAGGTATTCAACGGTGATGCCATCTCGGTGAAGGTGGGCACCATCACGAAGAAGGTGTTCTTCTCATCGATCCGGCCGCCCCGCCCGAAGGAGGATGATGGTCCGCGGGCAAAGAACTCTCGCCCCCTGTACGACATTCCCTACATGTTCGAGGCACGTGAATTCCTGCGCAAGAAGTTGATCAACAAGCGAGTAACTTGTACGCTCGACTATGTTGCACCTGCCCGCGATAACTACCCGGAAAAGTACTGCTACACGGTCCGGCTGGATGACCAGTAAGTATgatgtgaaatgtttcatttaaattggcatcattttatttaaaaaaaaaacaacccaccaTGTATAGGTTAATCACTTGTCCCGTTTAGAATTAATGGAAAGTGTATTGATGAAATGGTGGTAGATGATTCTACGCAATGGTAGATACAGAGTGATGTAGCAACCTTCGGGGAGTATAACACGCTCAAATCGATCTTGCGTTACAGCTATAATTGTGACACCCATTGTATCGTGCTTTGACGTTCGCTTCGGTCGGCCACAGAGGATCGTGGATCGAATCTTGATCAGTCAAGGTAGTTAAAAATAggattaaaaataagtctaatagaCTCGGATTATGTTTGTCCACCATATATAGGTTACCACTTGTCCCGTTTAGAATTAATGGAAAGTGTATTGATCAAATGGTGGTAAACTAACGATCGCATTGATCTTTTTGAGTGGTCCTATCCTTCGGGAAACATAGTTGTACTCAAATAGATTGTTCGAAACATTTCACATCAAAGTGaggagaaataaaaatctttttaaaaatcaGCATTATTTCGgtggtagaaataaaaaaaactattgtttCTAACTCCTTTTACAACTTGGTGTCTCCTTTCTAGGAACGTCGCTGAGGCAATGCTGGAGAAGGGTCTCGCCACGGTGATTAACTACCGCCAGGATGATGAGCAGCGTTCGCCCGAATACGACAAACTGCGCGCGGCACAGGAGCAAGCGATCAAGGGTCAGAAGGGTATGCACGCCAAGAAGCAAACCCCGTCGCACCGCATCAACGATCTGACCACGGATCATTCCCGCATCAAGCATCACTATCTGCCATCGTGGCAACGTGCCCTGCGTACCGAGGCGCTCGTTGAGTTCGTGGCGAGTGGTTCCCGCTTGAGGCTCTACTGTCCGAAGGAAAGCTGTCTGGTAACATTCCTGCTCGCCGGTATCAGCTGTCGCCGTTCGTCGCGCCCGGCGATCGGTGGCGCACCGGCCCAGGAAGCGGAACCGTACGGTGACGAAGCGTTGCAATTCACCCGCGAAAAGGTACTGCAGCGTGACGTGAGCGTTAAGATTGATACAACCGACAAGCAAGCGACTAGCGTGATCGGTTGGCTGTTCACCGAGCATAACGTCAATCTGTCGGTGGCACTCGTCGAGGAGGGTTTGGCCGAGGTCCATTTCACCGCGGAAAAATCCGACTACTACCGTGTGCTGCGGGACGCGGAAGCACGTGCGAAGGCACAGCGGAAGAACATCTGGAAGGATTACGTCGAGAAGCCGGCAGCGGAGGAAGAAAAGGACGAGATCGAGGATACGCCGGATGTGAACACGCCCGTCGAACGGAAGGTGAAGTACGAGAGTGTGGTCGTGACGGAAGTGACGCCCGAACTGCAAATCTACGCCCAGCACACGGATCAGGGCGCCAAGCTGGAGGAGCTGATGACGAAGCTGCGCCAGGACTTTAAGGCGATGCCACCGGTAACGGGCTCGTACGCACCGAGACGTGGTGACCTTTGCGCGGCCAAGTTCTCCGAGGACGACGAGTGGTATCGTGCGAAGGTGGAGAAGGTAGAGAAGGGTGGCAATGTATCGATTCTTTACATCGACTACGGCAACCGTGAGGTAAGTATCACGGAGTGGGtcagtttgttgttgttgtcgtgtAATCCGCAAGCTCCTTAGATCCATTTCTGCAATTAcgaaagaaatgcttgagtcaTAAGCTTGCAAGAGCATCTTTAACGCCGAGAGGAACCCTGGAACAGATGATCCTTTGCCGCACGTTCAAACTCCTCTTAAGTGGTTTCCATGCTTACGGCACGTAGTGCGGTCCGTACCATGGAATGCTGAGACAGAAACGCGGCGGTAATATTCTTTTACCTGTCCGTTATTACTGTTTCTTCGTTTCAACCACGGTCCGTGCATGGTGTCGTCAGGCGGAGGGAACCGTACGCTTAGGAAGTGAGAGTGTATCGCAATTGTATCATACGTTCACAGCATTTAGTGGCGTTCCGCTCGGACAGGATTAAAATTCTGAAGAACAGCAAATTGTGCGTCATGCGGTGTACTAATTACAGCTTTACTTTCCACGCAGAATGTCCCTTCGACTCGCCTTGCAATGCTCCCGCCAACATTCATCTCGGAGAAACCGTTCGCGCATCTGTACGTGCCGGCCTTGCTGCAACTGCCGACAGATCCCGACGATCGTGCCGAAGCCGTGAAAGCGTTCTCGCAGGACGTGTTGAACCGAACGCTCAACATGAACGTCGAGTACCGGTAAGTTTCATCAAATTTGGCTAACTAGCACGGGGACATCCTCCGGCAATGGTATGCCAAAGATATGGACTGCAAACAGTACGTTGTCCTGGCCAAATCTTCTAGACCGTTGCCAAAAGAAACGACAGGATCTGGCTTTGTTTGCCTCCGTACCGACCTTCGAAAGCGCACGTAGCGAGTAATGGTACTGCGTGCTGCCTTAAATAGGTTTTACATTCACTAATGTAACAAATGTTCAAGGagaattaataatataaaccCGATATGTATTTTCCAGCATCACTGGCACTGAGTATGTGACGCTGGTTGATCCCAGCACAAAGGCTGACATCGCTGAGGATCTAATTGCTGACGGTTACTTGATCGCGGACAAGAACAAGAAGGACCGTAGATTGGCCAAGCTGGTAAgtacaatgtgtgtgtgtgtgtgggtgtatcGTTACACTTGCTTAAcccctttttctttgcttcagATTGCGGACTACAAGGATGCAGAGCAGAAGGCCCGCAAGCATCACAAGGGCATCTGGCAGTACGGTGATAGCACCGAAGACCAGGCCGGAGAGTTTGGCCTCAGCCGTTAATGGGCCGGCCAGTGCTCTCCCATGCTGTTCACCTAAGACAGTTTCGTCCATTCACGTTCATGACGCCTCTGCCCGTATTCGTTCATCCGCCTGTTGCGCTGCTACAATCCTCTTTCTACTGTATACGTGTTCAACATCTGATCGTTGCTCTCCAAATGCATGATATCATGGATTATGCTGTATTATCTTTATGCATGAAAAGACTGTCAGTTTGCAATGTGTCGCCGTACATAGAAAGGCCAGTGCCGCTAAAGGGCAGGAAACACCACTATCATCTAAATCGTACGGGTGAGACTAATGATCACGATCGATACGATGTGGGGGTGTAGTGTGAAAGTGAGCTTCTGGACGGTTGAACCGTCTTGATCTCAACACTGCATACATGTCACATTCCCACACAATCGACAAGAATTGACGGAACAAGTGGTCGAACGCATAAAATGAATCATTACACACCTGCCTATcgacataaaatattaaaaaatacaaaaaaaaatccacaagaAAAGTACACTATATAATGTGAGtcaaaaaagaagtaaaaagtgaaaaaaaggaacgaacgcATGAAGAAGCAACAAATGGTTTGCTCTGGCGCTAAAGGAAGATCACTGCCTGTATATCTTCCACGGTAGATGCAACTCCAGCAAGCATCACCATCAACTCTATTCGTGCTCGAGCCTATCACCTAAACCTGGAATGCGCTAATACTCCGCCACACTGGAATGCGTTTCGAATTCTTT
The DNA window shown above is from Anopheles funestus chromosome 3RL, idAnoFuneDA-416_04, whole genome shotgun sequence and carries:
- the LOC125772119 gene encoding staphylococcal nuclease domain-containing protein 1 translates to MSAANVPAAANPAPPPVLKKGIVKQILSGDSLILRDKPVNGPPREKQLNFGGVVAPKLARRPTNGSSDGAKDQPYAWEAREYLRQRLIGQEVWFYSERPPNATREYGYVKLGKDLNSENIVESIVSEGLVTVRRDSVRQTPEHARLIELEDAARRARKGLWSDAPEGEHVRNIVWNIDNPKQFVDQHGGQLIKAIIEHVRDGSTVRAFLMPNPRVFQHVTLMMSGIRCPGFKLDAEGKPDNTTEVPFAEEARFHVESRLLQRDVKIRLESNSNTNFLGTILCPEGNIAESLLRNGFAKCVEWSIPYVKEGIDRLRASEREAKMGRLRLWKDYKPPAALANTKDKELVGTVMEVFNGDAISVKVGTITKKVFFSSIRPPRPKEDDGPRAKNSRPLYDIPYMFEAREFLRKKLINKRVTCTLDYVAPARDNYPEKYCYTVRLDDQNVAEAMLEKGLATVINYRQDDEQRSPEYDKLRAAQEQAIKGQKGMHAKKQTPSHRINDLTTDHSRIKHHYLPSWQRALRTEALVEFVASGSRLRLYCPKESCLVTFLLAGISCRRSSRPAIGGAPAQEAEPYGDEALQFTREKVLQRDVSVKIDTTDKQATSVIGWLFTEHNVNLSVALVEEGLAEVHFTAEKSDYYRVLRDAEARAKAQRKNIWKDYVEKPAAEEEKDEIEDTPDVNTPVERKVKYESVVVTEVTPELQIYAQHTDQGAKLEELMTKLRQDFKAMPPVTGSYAPRRGDLCAAKFSEDDEWYRAKVEKVEKGGNVSILYIDYGNRENVPSTRLAMLPPTFISEKPFAHLYVPALLQLPTDPDDRAEAVKAFSQDVLNRTLNMNVEYRITGTEYVTLVDPSTKADIAEDLIADGYLIADKNKKDRRLAKLIADYKDAEQKARKHHKGIWQYGDSTEDQAGEFGLSR